A segment of the Amycolatopsis thermophila genome:
GCCTAGCGTTGCCGGGCGCCGGGAGGTCTGGCGAGGCAGCGTCTCACGTGGCGTTGCCGGGTTCCGGTTCGGGTGGTGGGTCCGCGTCGCCGAGCGTTGTCGGCTTCCGGTTCGTCGTTGCTAGGCGCTGAAGTACGCGTGCAGCGCCTCGCGCCAGGGGCGCAGCTTCGTCAATCCCGCGGTCACCCAGGCCTCATTGGACAGCACCGAGTACGGCGGCCTCGGCGCGGGCCGCGGGAATTCGGCCGTCGTGCAGGGCTTCACCCGCTCCGGGTCGGCACCCAGCTCTTCGAAGATCGCCCGCGCGAAGCCGAACCACGTCGTCTCCCCGGCGTTGGTGCAGTGCAACACGCGTCGTTGCGGGGCGCGGCCCTCGGCGATCGCCCGGCCGAGCTCCAGCAGCCCCCCGGCGAGGTCCCCGGCGAAGGTCGGGGAACCGCGCTGATCGTCCACAACAGACACGGTGTCCCGCTCGGATTCCAGTCGCCGCATGGTTTCCACGAAGTTCGCCCCGCCCGCGCCGTACACCCACGCGGTCCGCACCACCCACACCTGCGCGCCCGAGCCGAGCACGGCGTCCTCACCGGCCGCCTTCGTCCGGCCGTAGGCGCTGCGCGGCCCGAGCGGGTCTTCCGGCTCGTACGGGCGGGACGCGTCGCCGGGGAACACGTAGTCCGTCGAGACGTGGATCAACGGCACACGCCGCGAGGAGCAAGCCGCGGCGAGCACCCGTGCGCCGTCCGCGTTGACCCGGAACGCCCGGGGCTCGTCGGTCTCCGCGGCGTCCACCGCGGTGTAGGCGGCCGCGTTGATCACCAGCGGCTTGCGCCCGGCCTCGGCGGCCTCCGCGGCCAGTGCGTTGACCGCGGCGATCACGGACCCGGCGCTGGTCACGTCCACATCGGCCGAGGACGGCGCCACCACCTGGACCCCGGGCGACGCGAGTGCGGACA
Coding sequences within it:
- the rfbD gene encoding dTDP-4-dehydrorhamnose reductase, coding for MLSVLVPGGTGQLGQALSALASPGVQVVAPSSADVDVTSAGSVIAAVNALAAEAAEAGRKPLVINAAAYTAVDAAETDEPRAFRVNADGARVLAAACSSRRVPLIHVSTDYVFPGDASRPYEPEDPLGPRSAYGRTKAAGEDAVLGSGAQVWVVRTAWVYGAGGANFVETMRRLESERDTVSVVDDQRGSPTFAGDLAGGLLELGRAIAEGRAPQRRVLHCTNAGETTWFGFARAIFEELGADPERVKPCTTAEFPRPAPRPPYSVLSNEAWVTAGLTKLRPWREALHAYFSA